The following coding sequences lie in one Anomaloglossus baeobatrachus isolate aAnoBae1 chromosome 7, aAnoBae1.hap1, whole genome shotgun sequence genomic window:
- the LOC142246504 gene encoding E3 ubiquitin/ISG15 ligase TRIM25-like: MASAELRDELDCSICLSLYTDPVSLRCGHFFCRSCIVSALDAQEAAGVYSCPDCRAEYPERPALEKNRKLRNIVERFSSTQPEMEETRIFCMYCDPPVPAVRSCLQCETSLCGKHLTAHNKTLDHILTETTHSFGNKKCSLHKKVLEYYCPQDAACLCVSCCLVGEHRGHQVELLDEASEKKKEKLREYLDELIPQKAEIQKKVQNLQDHKRNIQEKASDKRKNVSKIFTDIKNQLEMAENKALSEVSRQEEKIVSQISHLIKKLEIQEDELSRKMHHVEEMCRVTDPIRLLQESDITECSHGGEEDTGGDGGEVSSEEDLDEVLISLTLLRSMRDIVTNVTSELGVHVPDILLDVDTAHRWVKLSEDLKTVTRSEEKLGMSESAGRFLTLPQVLSRCSLSSGRHYWEVEWNQIGEWEIGLSYPSIEREGEQSEIGENDKSWCLYMHSGIYEACHNSNRLILSVKPTCPTLGVFLDYEAGHLSFYELCDPIRHLHTFTASFTEPLHVIFYVDEGASVTIRS; this comes from the coding sequence ATGGCGTCTGCTGAGCTGAGGGACGAGCTGGACTGCTCCATCTGCCTGAGCCTCTATACAGATCCCGtatccctgagatgtggacacttCTTCTGCCGCTCGTGTATTGTGAGTGCGCTGGATGCACAGGAGGCGGCTGGAGTGTATTCCTGTCCTGACTGCAGAGCAGAATATCCGGAGCGTCCGGCCCTGGAGAAGAACCGGAAGCTGAGGAACATAGTGGAGCGTTTCTCATCTACTCAGCCTGAGATGGAGGAGACCAGAATCTTCTGTATGTACTGTGATCCTCCTGTCCCGGctgtgagatcctgtctgcagtgtgAGACCTCCCTGTGTGGCAAACATCTGACAGCCCACAACAAGACATTAGATCATATATTAACAGAAACCACACACTCTTTTGGAAACAAAAAATGTTCCCTCCACAAGAAGGTTCTGGAGTATTACTGCCCGCAGGACGCGGCTTGTCTGTGTGTATCTTGTTGTCTGGTTGGTGAACACCGAGGACACCAGGTGGAGCTTCTAGATGAGGCTTCTGAGAAGAAAAAAGAGAAACTGAGGGAATATCTGGATGAACTAATCCCGCAAAAAGCTGAAATTCAGAAAAAAGTCCAAAATCTGCAGGATCATAAGAGGAATATCCAGGAGAAAGCCTCCGATAAGAGGAAGAACGTCAGTAAGATATTTACAGACATCAAGAATCAACTGGAAATGGCTGAAAATAAAGCATTGAGTGAGGTCTCCAGGCAGGAGGAGAAGATTGTGTCCCAGATATCTCATCTGATCAAGAAGCTGGAAATacaggaggacgaactgtccaggaAGATGCATCATGTGGAGGAGATGTGTCGTGTCACCGACCCAATAAGACTCTTACAAGAAAGTGACATTACAGAGTGTAGTCATGGAGGTGAGGAGGACACAGGGGGAGATGGTGGAGAGGTCAGTTCTGAGGAGGATCTGGATGAGGTTCTGATCTCACTGACCTTACTCCGATCTATGAGGGATATTGTCACCAATGTAACATCAGAACTCGGGGTCCATGTCCCAGACATATTGCTGGATGTGGACACTGCTCATAGATGGGTGAAGTTATCAGAAGATCTGAAAACAGTAACAAGATCTGAAGAAAAACTGGGTATGTCAGAGTCAGCAGGAAGATTTCTGACATTACCCCAGGTATTAAGCAGATGTAGCCTctcctcaggacgacattactgggaggTGGAGTGGAACCAGATAGGAGAATGGGAAATCGGATTGTCCTATCCCAGTATAGAAAGGGAAGGCGAACAATCTGAAATTGGAGAAAATGATAAATCTTGGTGTTTGTATATGCATAGTGGGATATATGAAGCATGTCACAACTCAAACAGATTAATCCTCAGTGTAAAGCCAACATGTCCGACACTTGGCGTCTTCTTAGACTATGAGGCCGGGCATCTGTCCttctatgagctgtgtgaccccatcagacactta